In Dromiciops gliroides isolate mDroGli1 chromosome 5, mDroGli1.pri, whole genome shotgun sequence, the following are encoded in one genomic region:
- the LOC122730141 gene encoding ADP-ribosylation factor-like protein 1, with the protein MSGFFSTIFSSLFGTREMKILILGLDGAGKTTILYRLQVGEVVTTIPTIGFNVEMVTYKNLKFQVWDLGGQTSIRPYWRCYYSNTDAVIYVVDSCDRDRTGVSKSELVAMLEEEELRKAILVVSANKQDMEQAMTPTEMANSLGLPALKDRKWQIFKTSATKGTGFDEAMEWLVETLKSRQ; encoded by the coding sequence ATGAGTGGCTTTTTCTCAACTATTTTTTCCAGTCTGTTTGGAACACGGGAGATGAAGATTTTAATTTTGGGATTAGATGGAGCTGGAAAAACAACCATCTTGTACAGATTACAAGTTGGAGAAGTTGTTACTACTATTCCCACCATTGGTTTCAATGTCGAGATGGTAACATACAAAAACCTTAAATTTCAAGTCTGGGATTTAGGAGGACAGACAAGTATCAGGCCATACTGGCGGTGTTATTATTCAAACACAGATGCAGTCATTTATGTTGTAGACAGCTGTGATCGAGACCGAACTGGAGTGTCCAAGTCAGAGTTAGTTGCCATGTTGGAGGAGGAAGAGCTAAGAAAAGCAATTTTAGTGGTGTCTGCAAACAAACAGGACATGGAACAGGCCATGACCCCCACAGAGATGGCAAATTCACTCGGGCTCCCTGCCTTGAAGGACCGAAAATGGCAGATTTTCAAAACATCAGCAACTAAAGGCACTGGCTTTGATGAGGCAATGGAATGGCTGGTAGAAACATTAAAGAGCCGGCAGTAG